Part of the Methanobacterium spitsbergense genome, AAAAGTTTTTTTTAATTAATTGGGGTATGATTAGCTTTTTTAAGAAATTTAAAAAATAGTTGATGAACTTCGTTATAGCCTTATATAACGAAGTTCAATTAGACAAAAATTACAAAATTTCAACAAATTTTTCAAAATCTAATAACTGAAACTACCAACATACAATAACTTATAAAAAAATCCATATTACGATCTTGTGAGTCATAATATATTTTTATAGCGATAAATTTATTTAAAGAATAAAATTTCTCTATGCTTCTTTAAGGGATTCCATTAGGGTATAAAAATACTTTGATTCATTAGTTTTATACAACTGATACCATGCTTCCAGTGTTTCAGCTTTCATTACATTTATTCTTTTTAATACTTCATATGAAAACTCTAATGGGGTAATACCGCTGGCTGTTATTAAATTGTCGTCTGTAACTGCTGGTTGATTTAAATAGAAATTTTCTCCGGTGTATTCAGGACAAAACATTTTTAAAAATTCTATATCATTACTGGCATGTTTTCTATTGTTTAATATTCCTTTATTTGCCAGGGCGACTGTAGCTCCGCAAATTGCTGCAATAATTACTTTTTCATTTATAATACCGGAAACAATATCTATTATTTTTTTATTTTCCTCTTCCATCCATGTATCTGCTCCAGGTAAAATAAGTAAATCATCTTCCTTAAACCGAATATTATCAATACTCTCATCTGGAGTAATTATAATACCGCCCATTGTTTTTATAGGTTCGGTAGTGTTCCCAATTTTTATAAGTTCAACTGAAGGTTTTGTTTTATCCAAATATCTGCCACTGTTTAGTTCTGCTGTCAAATAACTGATTTCCCAATCTGCTAAGGTGTTTAATATGTATATGTATACTTTCATAAAATTTCTTTAAGCATTTAATGTTTATAATTTTATGGTTTTCTGAGTATAAATTGTTGAAAAAATTAAATAGCAATTTACTTAGTCTTAGAAATTAATTTTAACTGTTTTTTACTGAAAACAGAGATATATAGTCTAAATATACTTAAAACCATGAACAATTGGGTGTTTAAGAATTAAAATTATTTAAATTTAAAGCTCTGTTTTAATATATTACGATCATGTGATCAACATTACCATTATATTACGAAGTTCAATTTTCTGCTCACATACCAAAATATATTTTATGTGATATGGGTACAGAATTGTATAAATAAAATAGATTCTGTAATCTTATAACAGAATTATTATGGTCAATAATCTTATAATTTAACAGTATTTGCATATCCTCAGCTCACAGCTTTCTTCACGAGTGCTAAGATCTTCTTTTCTTCGGTGGCAGTCAACTCTTTCAATGTGTAGGAGGTAGGCCACATTTGGCCTTCATCCAAGTTTGCTTTGTCACTGAATCCTAAAGTCGCATATCTAGTTTTGAATTTTTGTGCAGGTTGGAAGAAACAAATAACTTTGCCATCCTTAGAATATGGTGGCATTCCGTACCAGAGTCTCGGCACAAGGGTTGGTGATGATAATATGAAGCCGTTCACCCATTGGCACGATCCTTTTCCGACATCTCGGCAATATTCCCAAGCACAACACTTTCCCCCTCCCCTTTAGCTGTACTTGGATCTCGCTTTTGTTTATTGAGATTTGGTTTTTTCATAACTTTCACATCCAAATATTCTTAATTATATTATATTAGCTAAAAGATTTAGAATTTTCTGATTTCTGCATATTAGAGTGTAAATAAAAAAGTTCAAATTTGCTAGAATAGAAGAATTTTCATAAAAACTATACAGTACTAAAAATAACTATCCACAAATATCGTTTCAAGGTCTATTCACAATGGATCTTTATCGATGCATACAATTTGATTCATTATTATGATCAACGAACTCAACATTCTTTTAGAAAGTCATAATTATTTTTAAAAAAATTTCCATTCTATCATAAAAATTAGAAAATCTTCGAAATACCTATATTTAGTATGTATGGTATAGATGTCCCAGTTCATTTATGATGATTTCATGATATTTCATTTTTTTGATAAATAATCATAAATTTTGAACATCGAAAAAAAAACCAAAGTTCCTCAAATTAATAAATATGATTCGATTATTATTAAATTTATAATTTAGGAGAATTTTTTTTTAAATAATCCTCTTATCTAAAAATTGAACCTTCAATATTTCACTCATAAAGTTCAAATTGATTAAAATACAAAAAAGGATTAGATATTTAGAAATATAAAATATTGAAAATTTGAAAATACTTATTGCAAACTAGAGTTTTGTGATTAATTTTCACAGATTTATTATTTATGAAAATTATTTAATAAAATTTAATAAAGAGTTTTCTTATAATTTATTTTGGAGGCGGATTAATGGATAGTACAGTGAAGATATTTTTTGTAGCTGTAGTTTTATTGTATACAGTACTGGGAGTTGGAGCAATTGGACTCTTACAAGATCATTTTATAACTGATAATGTTGCCACAATAAATCAAGTTAATTCTTCTACAAATAATGCTATTAATAATTTAAATGAGCAGATTAATCCTCAAACTGAGTATATTAGTTCTGAGAAAGCTATAAATGTCGTTCATAAAAAAGTGCCATATTATGATTATACGAGTTATTCAACTAAATTAGTCCAAAATGGTCAGCACCCCTATTATTTAGTAAATGCATATGACCTTAATCCTAACAGTACAAATTATAAAAATGGTATCGGCGGTGCAAAAGTTGATGCCCAAAGCGGGAAATTGTTAGATAATGGAACAATAACCCAAATCGAAACTCCTTAAATTTTTATAATATTTATCTACAATTTGAAATACTATAATTGAGAAAGGAGAGCTGGAGTACTTGTTAAATGTTGAAATCAAAAGGAATTATCCTTACTTTTTTAATTAGAGAATTATTCAAAACTAGGTAAATTCTTGGTTATATTTGCAGTTATGTTGTTAGTCTTATTTTGGAATTGACCTGTGGTTATATCTGTGTAGTCAAAGTTTAATTCACCTTGAACGTATAATTGTTCTAGAGTTTTATAATTGGATAACTCAAAATTTTTAAATGGATCATTTAGATAGGGGAAAATCAACCCATAAACTGTGTATACATAAGCAGGGATGATTCCATACGTATTTGTTAATATTTCAAAATATAGTGGTAATCCACATCCAGGATTTAGATTTGGATTATCCCCTCGTACACTTCCATGCCATACCATGGGGATGGAGCCGTTTTGTCCATTTTCCCGGGCCAGTGTGTAAACATGGGTCATTAAATCATCATAAGAATTGTAAACAACTCCATCAGAGAGATATTTATATCTTCCCGCTGGAACACCGTGCAAAGCCAAATTTAAAGAATCTGATTTATTAATCTGGCTTAGATTTACAGAGCCAAGACCCTGTGTGTCAATATAAGACGCCTCAATAATATACACACTTTTGTTAGTGCCATTATCGCTGGTGTTTTGCCAATAGCTACGATAATTACTACTTCCTGCAAAATGTACTACCAAAGCGCACTTGGATCCTCTTTCTTC contains:
- a CDS encoding type 1 glutamine amidotransferase family protein; amino-acid sequence: MKVYIYILNTLADWEISYLTAELNSGRYLDKTKPSVELIKIGNTTEPIKTMGGIIITPDESIDNIRFKEDDLLILPGADTWMEEENKKIIDIVSGIINEKVIIAAICGATVALANKGILNNRKHASNDIEFLKMFCPEYTGENFYLNQPAVTDDNLITASGITPLEFSYEVLKRINVMKAETLEAWYQLYKTNESKYFYTLMESLKEA